ATTCGTTTCGACTCGCGGTCGACGTCGACGAGACCGACGACCTCGCGGAGGTGCTGTTACACGGCGAGGGACAGGCCGCCCGGTGGCTCCGGGAAGCGGGCCTCGAACTCGAGATGACCGGCGGGCGCGTCACAGTCTCTCGGTCGGCCCGCCGGTAGTCGACGCCGCTGGTAGCCGACGCCGCCGGTAGTCGACGCCGCTGGTAGCCGACGCCGCCGGTCGATCCCCCGACGCGTGGGGCAGTTGGTCGGCGCTCCGATCGCTGACGTCGCCGGGGGCGATTCTTTTATCTTTCCGAGTACCCGAGACGTGGTGTGTTCGGAGCGAGCGAGTACGGGGTCGACATCGAAATCTCGACGGAAGCCGTCGATCGGCTGGTAGCCGTCACGCCGGGCGACGTCGATCCGGCCCCCGAACTCTCCTTCGCACGGAACGTGTTCATCCCGCTGACGACCGCCTGCCGGTACACCTGCACCTACTGTACGTACTACGATTCGCCGGGGAACGCCTCGTTGTTGTCGCCGGCCGAGGTGCGGGAGATCTGCGAGCGCGGGGCCGACGCCGGCTGTACGGAGGCACTTTTTACGTTCGGTGACGACCCCGACGACCGTTACACCGAGATCCACGAGCAGCTCTCGGCGTGGGGCCACGACTCGATCCACTCGTATCTCCGGGAGGTCTGCGGGATCGCCCTGGAGTGTGGGCTCCTCCCGCACTCGAACCCCGGCGACCAGACGCGCGAGCAAATGGCCCGCGTCGCCGACGTGAACGCCTCGATGGGCGTCATGCTCGAGACCACCGCCGAGGTGGCCGCCCACGGCGGCCCGAGATCGAAAGCGCCCGGCCAGCGGCTGGCGACCATCGCGACCGCCGGGGAGTTGGGCGTCCCCTTCACGACGGGCGTGCTCGTCGGGATTGGCGAGACGCTCCGGGACCGCGCCGAGAGCCTGCTCGCGATCCGGGAACTCCACGAGCGGTACGGCCACGTTCAGGAGGTCATCGTCCAGCCCGTCGTCGAGAACGAGCGCTGGGGCGGGGGCTCGCCCGACCTGGCGACGATGCGGCGGGTGACCGCGATGGCCCGGGCGGCCCTCCCCGAGAACGTCAGCGTCCAGTCGCCGCCGAACCTCGCGCCCGTCGAGCAACTGCTCGACTGCGGCGTCGACGACTTCGGCGGCGTCTCGCCGGTGACGGGCGATCACATAAACCCCGAGTACGCGTGGCCGGCGCTTTCAGAACTGGAGGAGATCGCCGAGCGAGCCGGAGTCCCCCTCGCCGAACGGCTGCCGGTGCACGAGCGGTATGTCTCCGGGGCGTGGCTCCCCGAGCGGATCGAGGCCGCGATTGAGGCCGACAACAGGGCCGGGCGGCGGTACCGCGCTCTGTTGTGAGACGTGCGTCGGTGCCGCGATCCGCTGCGAGTCGGCGGTGGTATCACAAGCCACTGTGAGTCGGTGAGCGTCCGAGGTTCACGCTCCAGCCGACGGAATATCTAAACAGTATACTCTGGCCCCGTTCGTATTTAAATACGGTTCCGGGTATCGATGGATCTGGGACCGCACGACTGCACGTCCCTGCAGCCGTTTTTATGAGAGCGCGGTCACTCATTTTCAGCTGGTGGAAGCCGGCGCTGGGGTATTTAACTTCGGCGAGTAAATTTGACAATATGGTCATTCGAGTAGTTCTGGCAGTCTTGGGCGTGGTTGAGTTGCTCTTCCCCAGACGGCTCACCGACTACGTAATGCATGCGACAACTGTAGGAGAGACTACATACGAGTATAAATCGTGGGTGTACAATCTCGCCAGACTCGAAGGGCTTGTCTTCATTCTGATCGCAGTGAGGTGGGGCAAGAACCGGAATGAAGATAGTTAGGGAGCTATCGTGATTCAGCGGTCGAATCTCGGCGTTCACGCCGGGCGTGACTCGCGTACGCCCCGTGGCACAAATCACCGGAGATGGCCGGTCTGGAACCCCACCAGTTATAGTAACCATCGGAAGTGATTACACATCGATCGCACTGCTGTCGTGCGATCGAGTGTGCAGTGTCTTCCGATCGCTACTGTAGTATCGCTCGTGGCGTTCGTTCACACACGAGGTCCGCTGACCCCCGATGGCTGGCGACCGCGGGAGTCAGTCCAACGCCCGAGTAATAACAGGCCGAGATCCCTCTGTCGAGGGACCCCGCGCCGTCGTCGAGCGTCGCCCGACTGCCTGCGGGATCTTCGATCCCGCTCCGCTTACGCCGCGGAGGACGTCACTCGGAGGCCGGTCCGCCCGGCGTCGACCCGTCGCCGCTTCCGTCGTGACCGTCACTTCTGTCGTCGGTGTCGATCGCCGTCTCGCCGCCGTGGTCGGCGTCCGTCTCCGCCTCCACCTCCACCTTCGGGAGTACGACCTCGAGCGTCCCGGCGCGGGTGAGCGCCGCCTCGGCCCGGCCGGCATCGATCGACGCCCCGTCGGGGAGCGCGACCTCGCCGTCGAGGGCGAGCCCGCGTCCGGGGAATCGCATCTCGTAGCCGTCGTGGAACTCCCGGAATCGGTCGATTCGAACCGAGAGCGTGTCGTCTTCGAAATGGACTGATACGTCGTCGCCGATCGCGCCCGGCGCGTCGAAGACGGCGAGATACGCCTCATCGCTCTCAAGGAGATCGGCCGGGAGCGACGTCCGCTCTTGGAGTCGGCTCGTCGCCCGGCCGATCCCGTCGATAATGACCCGCCCGAGCGACGCCCCCACCTTCCGGATCATACCTCCAGGGCCTCCAGTCCGCCACTCTCGCCGCAGTACGGACAGCTGAAGGCTTCGACGCCCGTTCCGTCCGGCATCGAGTACCGGTAGTGCAACTCCATCATGTCGAGATCGCAGCCGTCTCGGGTGCAGACGACCTCCAGGGTTTTCGGCATACCGCATGCTACGGGAGAGACAGTAATCAATTCCCCGGCAGGGGCGAGGCGGTCAACAACCGCGACCTCAAGGGTCAATGCTTGTCCTCACACCGCACGGGGCTTGGCAGTGAACGGTTCCTCGTAGCAAACGGCTTGCGACACGCGCACGGAGACCAGTTCCGATGGATAGAGACCCCCACGCGACCCTCGTTGCTTTGTGCTAGGGGACCGTTCGGTCGATATGAACATCCGTGGCGTCGACTTCAGCGGTGGCCGGCGGCCGGGCGAGGACATCTGGATCACGAGCGGGCGGCTCGAGGCCGACCGTCTGTGTATCGAGCGCTGCCAGTCTGCGGCCGAGCGGTTCGACGAGACCGGTCGGGGGCCGATACTCCGTGCGCTGCGCCGGACGCTCGGGCGTTCCGACGGCGTGACCGGCCTCGACGTCTCCTTCGGGCTTCCCGCCGAGTTGCTCCCCGACCGGATTGAGGGGTGGCACGGGGCGACGCGCTGGTTCGCGACGGCCTTCGCCGACGCCGACGCGTCCGCGATGCGCGAACGGCTCAAATCGGCCGCCCGGTCGTTGCCGGGCGAGAGGATCGAACTGAAGCGGCGAACAGACCGGACCGTCGGCGCGAGTTCGCCCTACAGCTTCATCACGTACTACCAGACGCTGTACGGGATCCGAGAGGTGCTCGCACCGCTGGTCGAAGCCGGATCGGTGTCTGTCCCGCCGATGGACGCCCCCGGCGAGCGGAACGCGATCGAGGTCTATCCGGCGGGTACGCTTCGACGACTCGGGACAGTCGACACGGAATATAAAAACGGAGCCGACGGGGCGGCGGCCAAGCGGCGCGAGATCCTCGATCGGCTGTCGGCGCCCGACGCCGGGGAGAGCGCCGTCGAACTCCCCGAACCGGTCCGCGAAACCGCCACGGACGAGCCGGGGGGCGACGCCCTCGACAGCGTCGTCGCGGCCGTTTCGGCGGCGCGGGCAGCCCGGAGTGGATTCGGGACGGACCGCCCCTACGACGACCGGGAGGGGTTTATATATGTCTGACTCGCTCGTGGGCGGTCCGCAGGCGAAATATATATGAAACGACCGCCGAAACCCTCGGGTATGGTCGAGATCATCGAACTGGCGGGCGGCATCGGATTCGGACTGTTCATCGGCGCGTTCTTCGGCTTCGTGCTCTCGCGCGGCGACCTCGTCATGACGGGCGTCGGCGCCGTTGCCCTCACCGTGGCAGTGGTCATCTACACGTTCACGCTCGCACAGACCGGCGGCCTCGACGCCGTCGAGCCGAACTCGCACTGACGACCCCCGGGCAGGGTATATAAATACCGACGAACTCATTTATATGCCAGTCCGGACAGTTTTGAGATTGTAAACCGACCTTTTTTAATTGTAAACCGACCGGCGGGGAGTCGTGCGAGCGGGCCGGCGCGAGCGTCCGCTCGGTGACTCGAATCAACGTACGCGCGACTCCATCGTGTACGTCCGTCGAGGGTGGTGCGACCCCGTTTATATACATGATTGGGAGCATTTATATATGCGGTCTGGCGAATTTATATATCTATTCGGACACATTCTTATACCTGGCCGGCCCCACCGACCCCGAAGCCGACCGCCCCGCCCCGGCTCCATCCGCATCCGTTTTACCCGTCGACGCCGTCCCGTCGTGTATGAAGGACCCGGCGGATATCGACGTCACCATCGTCGACGGCTACGTCGACGAGCCGGCGCACTTCGGCGTGCCGCCGTACATTTCGACGTACCCCCGCTTCGCGGCCGGGGCCGCCGTCGACGCCGGCGTCCCCGCCGACGCGATCACGTACTACACGATCGATGAACTGCGCGATGACCGTTCGCGGTGGCGCGACGTCGTCGACGCCGACCTGTTCGTCTACGTCGGCGGGATGACCGTCCCCGGCAAGTACGTCGGCGGCACGCCCGCCGAACCCGGCGAGGTCAAGGAACTCGCGTGGGCCGCCGAGGGGACGAGCGTGATGGGCGGGCCGGTCAGATTCGGCGTCGGCGAGGCCAACGAGGGGGCCACGGAGACCGAGCGGAGCGACCTCGATTACGACTTCCTCGCGATGGCCGACATCGAAGCCGCCGTCTACGACCTCGTCCACGGCGGCCTGGAGGGGTTCGAGGACCGCTACCGCGACAACGCCGAGCTGGACCGGTGGGCGGAAAAAGGGGCGTTCGTCGTCGAACAACACCCCGACCACCCCGACTACCTCATCTGCGAGATGGAGACCTCCCGGGGGTGTCCCTACCGGTGTTCGTTTTGCACGGAACCGATGTACGGCGATCCGAGCTTCCGGACGCCCGAGTCGGTCGTCAGCGAGGTCTCCCGGCTTGCAGACCGCGGGGCGCGACACTTCCGGTTGGGGCGGCAGGCCGACATCCTCGCCTACGGCGGCGACGGCGAGGCACCGAACCCCGACGCCCTCGAGGCGCTCTACGGCGGCATCCGGGCGGCGGTTCCGGACCTCGGAACGCTACACCTCGACAACATGAATCCCGTGACGATCACGGAGTACCCCGAGTTGTCCCGAGAGGGCATCCGGATCATCGCCGAGCACAACACCCCCGGCGACACGGCCGCCTTCGGCCTCGAGTCGGCCGACCCGCTCGTCCAGGAGGAGAACAACCTGCTCGTGACCGCCGAGGAGTGTCTCGAGGCGGTTCGGATCGTCAACGAGGAGGGCGGGTGGCGCCCCGGCGAGGCGGCCGACGGCGAGCGCGCGTACGGCCCGTCCGTCGACCCGACCGCCGACCGCCTCCCGAAGCTGTTGCCGGGGATCAACCTCGTCCACGGTCTCGCCGGCGAGCGCCGCGAGACGTTCGAGCACAACAAACGGTTCCTCCGGGACGTCTACGAGGCGGGGCTGATGCTCCGCCGGATCAACATCCGGCAGGTGATGGCCTTCGAGGGCACCGAGATGGCGGAGACGGGCGCGGAGATCGCCAACGACCACAAGCAGCTGTTCAAGACGTACAAACGGGAGGTCCGCGAGGAGATCGACAACCCGATGCTTCAGCGCGTCGCGCCGCCGGGGACCGTCCTCCCGAACGTCTACCTCGAGTACCACCAGGACGGCAAGACGTTCGGCCGCCAGCTCGGCACCTACGCCCTCCTGGTCGGGCTACCCGGCGAGCGCGAACTCGGCCGGACGATCGACGTCGCGGTCACGGACCACGGCTTCCGGTCGGTCTCCGGTGTCCCCTACCCCCTCGACGTCAACGCGGCGTCGATGGACGAACTCCGAACCCTGCCGGGTGTCGGCAAGCAGCGCGCCGGCAACATCGTCGTCGGCCGCCCCTACGAGCGCGCGAGCGAGGCGGCCGGCGACCTCGACCTCTCGCGGTTTTGCACCGCCGGCCGCCCCGGTAGCGCCCGGTAGCGCCCGCGAGATTCAAGTCGATGGGGTCGGTACAGCCCATCGTGGCAGTCTCGTTCGATCTCTTCGGTACGCTCGTCGTCGCCGAGACGCCCGACGATCCCGCGGCCGCGGTCGCCGAGGCGCTCGCCGAGCGTGGCGTGTCTGTGCCGCCGGACTTCGGGGACGCCTACCGCGAAGTCCACGTCGACGCGCCGGTGGGCGCGGAGGTCCCGCTCCCGGCCCACGTCGCCGCGGCGCTGGCCTCACGGGGCGTCGACGCGCCGAACAACGCCGCCCGCCGGGCGGTCGTCGCCGCCTTCGACCCGACGGTCAGCCGCCGCGAGGGCGCGCGGTCGGCGATCGACGCCGCGGCCGAACGCGGCCCGGTCGGGCTCTGTTCGAACTGCAGCGTCCCGGAACTCGTCGGGCGGACACTCGTCAGAGCGGAGCTCCGAGGCGTCTTCGACGCCGTCGTCTCGAGCGTCGGGTGCGGGTGGCGAAAGCCCGACCCGCGGGCGTTCGAGGCGGTCGCCGGGCGGCTCGGCGCCGACACCGAATCGCTCGTCCACGTCGGGGACGACCCCGAGGCGGACGGCGGGATCGAGGCCGCCGGGGGGCGCTTTCTCGACGTGGAGGATATCGGCCTTCCCGGGCTCGCATCACGGCTGGAGTCGCTGCCGTGACCGCACTCGACCCGGGGCTCGCGCTCGTCGTCTCGGTCGCCGTCGCGGGGGGGCTCGAGACCGCCGTCGGGGAGCCGCCGGCCGCGGCCCACCCGGTCGCGCTCCTGGGGCAGGCGGTCGAACCACTGGCGGGCACCGACTTCGGCGTCCCGCGGCTCGCCGGCACGGTCTACGCGTTGGCGGTGCCGACCAGCTGCGCGCTTGTAGCCGCCGCCGCCGTGGCGCTCGCCGCGAGGCTCCCGGTTCCGTTCGCGGACGCGCTTCTTGCGGGGCTCGTCCTCTGGGTCGCATCGAGCGTCCGTCTGCTCGTCGAGAGCGGCCGCCGGGTCGTCGAGTCGAGCGACACCGACCTCGAGGACGCCCGGGGGGCGCTGCTCGCGCTCGTCGGCCGGGACGCCTCGGAGCTGTCGGCCGGCCTCGTCAGGAGCGCGGCCGTCGAGAGCCTCGCGGAGAACTTCTCCGACGGCTTTCTCGCGCCGCTGTCGGCGTTCGTCGCGTTCTCGTTCGTCTCCCTTCCCGCGGCGGCCGCCGCCGCGGCGTTCCTCAAGGGCGCGAACACGATGGATTCGATGTTCGGCTACCCCGGCCCGTTCGGCTGGGCGAGCGCCAGGCTCGACGACGCTCTCATGTTCGTTCCGGCACGGGCGTCGACGCCGTTCCTGGCGGTGGGCGCCGGCGACCCCGAAGCCCCCCTCCGGGCGCGCCGGTACGCCCGTGAGCCGGCCTCCCCGAACGCCGGGTGGCCGATGGGGACCCTCGCCGCGGCGTTGAACGTCCGCCTCGAAAAGCCCGGTACCTACACGCTCAACGGGGTCGCCGGCCACCCGACGGTCACCGAGAGCCACGGCGCCGTCGGCGCAGTGTGTCGCGGGGCGGTCCTCGCCTATGGGGTAGCCGTCACCGTGGGGGTGCTCCGATGGCTCTGAGATCTATCGCGGGCGGGCTCCGTGGCGGCGTCGCGTTCCTCACCCGCGTTCCGGTCGGGAGCAACGAGGCCGACTGGGACCGGTTTCGGTCGTTCCCCGCCGCGTTCTCGCTTGTGGGGTACCCGATCGGTGCGGTCGCGGCGCTGCCGTTCCTGTCGGGGCTGTCGGCCCCCACGGTCGCCTTCGGGTACCTCCTCGCGCTCGTCGCCGTCGTCGGGATCCCCCACTTCGACGGGGTCGCCGACCTCGGCGACGCGGTGGCGGCACACGGGGCGGGCGACGCCCGGGCGGCGCTGAAAGACACCGCGACCGGCGTCGGCGCGATCGTCGCAATCGCGGTCGTCGTGGGGGGGTTGGTCCTCGGGGCGCTCGGGCTCGCCGGCGCGCCGCCGCGGACGGCCGTCGGGATCGTCGTCGCCGCCGAAGTGGGCGCGAAGCTCGGGATGGCGAGCGTGGCCTGCCTCGCGAGCGCGGCCCACGAAGGGCTCGGGTCGGCGTTCACCGAGCGCGCCGAACCGGTGTTGCTCCTCGGCCCGGCCCTCGCGGCGCTCCCGGCGGCGCTGCTCGTCGGCCCCGTCCGGGCCGGGATCGCCGCCGTCGCCGCCGGGCCACTCGTCGCGGTCGGCCTGATCCGGTGGGCCGACGGGACGCTCGGCGGCGTCAACGGCGACGTCTTCGGCGCGACGAACGAACTCGCCCGCGTCCTCGGGCTGCATCTGGGGGTGATCGCGTGGACGCTCTCGTGATGTGCGGCGGGGCGGGGACCCGCCTCGACCGCGGCGAGAAGCCGCTGTTCGAGGTCGGCGGCGTACCGATGGTCGAGCGCGTCCTCGACGCCCTCGATGAGAGCCGGATCGACACCGCATACGCTGTCACGTCCCCGGAGACACCCGAGACGGCCGACCGGTTGCGTGGCCGGGCACCGATCGTCGAGACCGACGGCGAGGGGTACGTCGCCGACCTGACGGACGCGGTAGGACGCGTCGGCCGCCCCGTGGTGACCGTCGCCGCCGACCTCCCGCTCTTGACCTCGGAGCCGATCGACCGGGCGATCGACGACCACGACGGCGGCGCGTTGACGGTCTGTGTGCCGGCAGTGCTCAAGCGTCGCCTCGGCGTCAGCGTCGACACGACCCGGACCCACGGCGGCCGCGAGCTCGCGCCGACCGGGCTGAACGTCGTCGGCCAGCGCGGGGGGGAGACGATGCGCGCGAGCTACGACGCCCGCCTCGCGGTCAACGTCAACCGGCCCGGCGACGCGGCCGTTGCGTCGGCGTTCGCCGATTCCATCGACGGGGGTGCATCGGATGGATCCTGACAGCGTCGACGACGTCGGGCGCGTCCCCCACGGATCCAGCGACGACCCGGACGTACTCGACCTGAGCGCGAACATCAACCCGCGTGTGCCGGACGGCACGCGGTCGATCTATCGGGAGGCATTCGCGGACGCTCGGTCGTACCCCGACGACAGCTACCCGGAATTCCGGGCGGCAGCAGCCGACTACGTCGGTTGTGACCCCGAGTCGGTCGTTCCGACGCCGGGGGGGCTGGCGGCGATCCGGCTGGCGATCGGCGTGACCGTCTCGCCGGGCGACCGCGTCCTCGTTCCCGCGCCCTCCTTCGGCGAGTACGTCCGCGAGGTCGAGTTGGCCGGCGGCGAAGCCGTCGTCGTTCCGCACCGGGAAGTCGTCGATCGCGACCCCGCCGGGTGCGCAATGGCGATCGCCTGCACGCCGAACAACCCGACCGGGGAGCTGTATCCGGACGCCGATCTGCGGTCGTTCGCCGACCGGTGTGCGGACTCGGGGACGACGCTCCTGGC
The genomic region above belongs to Natronomonas moolapensis 8.8.11 and contains:
- the cofG gene encoding 7,8-didemethyl-8-hydroxy-5-deazariboflavin synthase subunit CofG yields the protein MFGASEYGVDIEISTEAVDRLVAVTPGDVDPAPELSFARNVFIPLTTACRYTCTYCTYYDSPGNASLLSPAEVREICERGADAGCTEALFTFGDDPDDRYTEIHEQLSAWGHDSIHSYLREVCGIALECGLLPHSNPGDQTREQMARVADVNASMGVMLETTAEVAAHGGPRSKAPGQRLATIATAGELGVPFTTGVLVGIGETLRDRAESLLAIRELHERYGHVQEVIVQPVVENERWGGGSPDLATMRRVTAMARAALPENVSVQSPPNLAPVEQLLDCGVDDFGGVSPVTGDHINPEYAWPALSELEEIAERAGVPLAERLPVHERYVSGAWLPERIEAAIEADNRAGRRYRALL
- a CDS encoding Hsp20/alpha crystallin family protein — encoded protein: MIRKVGASLGRVIIDGIGRATSRLQERTSLPADLLESDEAYLAVFDAPGAIGDDVSVHFEDDTLSVRIDRFREFHDGYEMRFPGRGLALDGEVALPDGASIDAGRAEAALTRAGTLEVVLPKVEVEAETDADHGGETAIDTDDRSDGHDGSGDGSTPGGPASE
- a CDS encoding DUF7559 family protein, which codes for MPKTLEVVCTRDGCDLDMMELHYRYSMPDGTGVEAFSCPYCGESGGLEALEV
- a CDS encoding DUF429 domain-containing protein, producing MNIRGVDFSGGRRPGEDIWITSGRLEADRLCIERCQSAAERFDETGRGPILRALRRTLGRSDGVTGLDVSFGLPAELLPDRIEGWHGATRWFATAFADADASAMRERLKSAARSLPGERIELKRRTDRTVGASSPYSFITYYQTLYGIREVLAPLVEAGSVSVPPMDAPGERNAIEVYPAGTLRRLGTVDTEYKNGADGAAAKRREILDRLSAPDAGESAVELPEPVRETATDEPGGDALDSVVAAVSAARAARSGFGTDRPYDDREGFIYV
- a CDS encoding radical SAM protein, which encodes MKDPADIDVTIVDGYVDEPAHFGVPPYISTYPRFAAGAAVDAGVPADAITYYTIDELRDDRSRWRDVVDADLFVYVGGMTVPGKYVGGTPAEPGEVKELAWAAEGTSVMGGPVRFGVGEANEGATETERSDLDYDFLAMADIEAAVYDLVHGGLEGFEDRYRDNAELDRWAEKGAFVVEQHPDHPDYLICEMETSRGCPYRCSFCTEPMYGDPSFRTPESVVSEVSRLADRGARHFRLGRQADILAYGGDGEAPNPDALEALYGGIRAAVPDLGTLHLDNMNPVTITEYPELSREGIRIIAEHNTPGDTAAFGLESADPLVQEENNLLVTAEECLEAVRIVNEEGGWRPGEAADGERAYGPSVDPTADRLPKLLPGINLVHGLAGERRETFEHNKRFLRDVYEAGLMLRRINIRQVMAFEGTEMAETGAEIANDHKQLFKTYKREVREEIDNPMLQRVAPPGTVLPNVYLEYHQDGKTFGRQLGTYALLVGLPGERELGRTIDVAVTDHGFRSVSGVPYPLDVNAASMDELRTLPGVGKQRAGNIVVGRPYERASEAAGDLDLSRFCTAGRPGSAR
- a CDS encoding HAD family hydrolase, producing MAVSFDLFGTLVVAETPDDPAAAVAEALAERGVSVPPDFGDAYREVHVDAPVGAEVPLPAHVAAALASRGVDAPNNAARRAVVAAFDPTVSRREGARSAIDAAAERGPVGLCSNCSVPELVGRTLVRAELRGVFDAVVSSVGCGWRKPDPRAFEAVAGRLGADTESLVHVGDDPEADGGIEAAGGRFLDVEDIGLPGLASRLESLP
- the cbiB gene encoding adenosylcobinamide-phosphate synthase CbiB; this encodes MTALDPGLALVVSVAVAGGLETAVGEPPAAAHPVALLGQAVEPLAGTDFGVPRLAGTVYALAVPTSCALVAAAAVALAARLPVPFADALLAGLVLWVASSVRLLVESGRRVVESSDTDLEDARGALLALVGRDASELSAGLVRSAAVESLAENFSDGFLAPLSAFVAFSFVSLPAAAAAAAFLKGANTMDSMFGYPGPFGWASARLDDALMFVPARASTPFLAVGAGDPEAPLRARRYAREPASPNAGWPMGTLAAALNVRLEKPGTYTLNGVAGHPTVTESHGAVGAVCRGAVLAYGVAVTVGVLRWL
- the cobS gene encoding adenosylcobinamide-GDP ribazoletransferase; protein product: MALRSIAGGLRGGVAFLTRVPVGSNEADWDRFRSFPAAFSLVGYPIGAVAALPFLSGLSAPTVAFGYLLALVAVVGIPHFDGVADLGDAVAAHGAGDARAALKDTATGVGAIVAIAVVVGGLVLGALGLAGAPPRTAVGIVVAAEVGAKLGMASVACLASAAHEGLGSAFTERAEPVLLLGPALAALPAALLVGPVRAGIAAVAAGPLVAVGLIRWADGTLGGVNGDVFGATNELARVLGLHLGVIAWTLS
- a CDS encoding NTP transferase domain-containing protein, which translates into the protein MCGGAGTRLDRGEKPLFEVGGVPMVERVLDALDESRIDTAYAVTSPETPETADRLRGRAPIVETDGEGYVADLTDAVGRVGRPVVTVAADLPLLTSEPIDRAIDDHDGGALTVCVPAVLKRRLGVSVDTTRTHGGRELAPTGLNVVGQRGGETMRASYDARLAVNVNRPGDAAVASAFADSIDGGASDGS
- the cobD gene encoding threonine-phosphate decarboxylase CobD, with amino-acid sequence MDPDSVDDVGRVPHGSSDDPDVLDLSANINPRVPDGTRSIYREAFADARSYPDDSYPEFRAAAADYVGCDPESVVPTPGGLAAIRLAIGVTVSPGDRVLVPAPSFGEYVREVELAGGEAVVVPHREVVDRDPAGCAMAIACTPNNPTGELYPDADLRSFADRCADSGTTLLADEAFLGFTDRASLAGHPAAVVARSLTKLFGLPGLRAGFAVADGGVGERLRTARPAWSVGGPAAAVGAHAMRDSAFVEATRRRVAEERRYLHDGLAARGFDVSPSAAPFVLCDVGESPAELLSACRQRGVVLRDATTFRGLDRHVRIAVRDRAATEALFSVLDEVW